The Anastrepha ludens isolate Willacy chromosome 2, idAnaLude1.1, whole genome shotgun sequence genome contains a region encoding:
- the LOC128869800 gene encoding helix-loop-helix protein delilah codes for MKLPSPYKMHDCSSLLAGSQRSAEECKSSKVGSRKEKYSLRERQKRRLGLASVVDLPKRSNHKDDIEETTGPQRTQNTTLSKSKAPPLSKYRRKTANARERTRMREINSAFENLRHCVPQSIAVDETGPTNEKLTKITTLRLAMKYINLLSEVLNTPNFKGELPFDFLCASDETTIKQKPAPKALKVESSKSTAAMLKSTKPTNKATAGRTTVSAPVHKSPKRLGKRKKKELKSPSTAALGSSSNTMPDSCRANLSNTSTTSSFVTCSGDSLSSHSSSFLDSITSPSYSSSFVPSMSELNSLTLESDGESLHLSDPCHSPLQDKFDSIFGGSALDSRPTVEHNILGDIDAPLELSLQFLGTTPESLDFSMEQPPTTCISPLVSLDTFNPFSDFLHPEYPEHASLDMFLT; via the exons ATGAAACTACCATCGCCCTACAAAATGCATGATTGCAGCTCATTATTAGCTGGCAGCCAGCGAAGTGCGGAAGAGTGTAAAAGCAGTAAAGTCGGTAGCCGTAAGGAGAAATATTCATTGCGTGAACGTCAAAAGCGTCGACTTGGATTGGCGAGTGTGGTCGATTTGCCGAAACGTTCAAACCACAAGG ATGATATTGAAGAGACCACAGGACCGCAGCGCACACAAAATACCACACTGTCCAAATCGAAAGCGCCTCCACTCAGCAAATACCGACGGAAAACCGCCAATGCGCGTGAACGTACGCGCATGCGTGAAATCAATTCCGCGTTTGAGAATTTGCGGCATTGTGTGCCACAAAGCATCGCCGTGGATGAGACGGGGCCAACCAATGAGAAACTTACAAAAATCACAACGCTACGGTTAGCCATGAAGTATATAAACTTGCTGTCGGAGGTGCTAAATACTCCTAATTTCAAAGGCGAATTGCCATTCGACTTTTTATGTGCTAGTGACGAGACAACGATAAAACAGAAGCCGGCACCGAAAGCTTTGAAAGTTGAGTCTAGTAAATCTACTGCTGCAATGCTTAAAAGTACCAAGCCAACAAACAAAGCCACCGCAGGACGCACAACTGTCAGTGCGCCGGTGCATAAGTCTCCCAAACGTTTGGGAAAACGTAAAAAGAAGGAGTTAAAGTCACCGTCCACCGCTGCACTGGGTAGTAGCAGTAACACAATGCCTGACTCATGTCGCGCTAATTTGTCAAATACCAGCACTACTTCCTCCTTTGTAACATGCAGTGGCGATTCGCTCTCCTCACATTCATCAAGCTTTCTCGACAGTATAACCAGTCCCAGTTATTCCAGCAGTTTCGTGCCTTCCATGTCCGAGCTGAATAGTTTAACTCTAGAATCTGATGGTGAATCGCTGCATCTTTCCGATCCCTGTCACAGTCCCTTACAAGACAAATTCGATAGTATCTTTGGCGGCAGCGCGTTGGACTCCAGGCCGACAGTTGAACATAATATTTTAGGTGATATCGATGCGCCATTGGAACTGAGCTTGCAGTTCCTTGGCACAACGCCCGAGTCGCTGGACTTCTCTATGGAACAACCACCGACGACGTGCATTAGTCCATTAGTTTCTTTAGATACATTCAATCCGTTTAGCGATTTTCTACACCCAGAATATCCAGAGCATGCATCGTTGGATATGTTTTTAACATAA